The sequence TGAGACCTCTGAGTTTAAGAAAGAAATTACATAGAGTTAGGAGAACTCAATACTGTTTTAGCTTACCTTGGGAAGATTCTTTTGGAAAGCTTGTAGAGAGAGAAGCATAGGAGCTGCAACTGCCCAGTTGTAATACCTGCAagcagagagagggaaaaaacttcAGTCTGTATATAGCCTCATGCATGTGGTAGCAAAACACAGGTATACAGTAGATGTACCAGCAAGGATGAAGCATGAAAGGACATACATACAGAGCATACATACCTGGACTTGCTACCTTATGGGGTATCTAAATTGTTATGATATTTCTGCAGCAGACAGAAGGCTGAAATTTGGTATACTAGAAAAAAGCCTAAAAATTGGTATTTTGGTAACGCTTTCCTCTGGAAAGTGCAACATGAATTATACCCCATAGTAGCAGCCAGTACTCCAGCAAACTACCAGCCAAGCTTACCACACCTTATTTTGTTGTTGTCAGTGATGCTGAACAAAGAATGGCTGTGGACCTATGCTCTTCACTCACATCAGCGGTCTCATGATTGGACAGGGGGTATTTTCAGTGCATTCAGAACATACAACACCCAAGAGAATAAGAGTGGAATGCAGCACCATACAACAATCTTTGGTGAATGCGCAGGGGGAAGGCAGATTTAAAAGAACACCCAAGAATTTCACTATATTTTATGGAATGCAAGCCAAATTAACTCGTGTGTATGTATATTACTGTACATAAAGCAGTTACCGGGAAATTAGAGCAGAAAGTGACCCTTCTACTCACTTCTTGTGGATCTGTATCACCAGATTTTGGTCCTCAAGTACTGCTGGGTTCTCTGCAAATTCTTGGTAGGAAACTATATGCTTCATAAACTTCTCTGCTAGAAatggaagggaaagaaaaatatgtcCCAGTTGGCCAGCAACCCTCAAATGACCTTATGTGAAGCTGTTGGTGGCTACCACCTAGAGGACCAGAACAAACGCGGAGCTGCTGTACTTTACCAGAAGGCCAGCAGTGGTCCATGCAGCGGGGCAGAGCCACTCTCCCAACATcagcatcactgcagcttacctagaCAGGCAGTAGCATAATGGCAAACCcctaagtgcagggtcccttcatgatagtcacgccacaccCCCTCAGCTGATGcgccctttccactttccctcatctcccttgtttACCTTGTAAGCTTGTGAGtctacactccactacaacagacatccctaggaaccagtcagcatgaaaggggagggggtgtgttagctactgagaagagtcttctcagtggctctcaccttctttcactctgattggctccaatcagcacaaaaggacaaggactcttctcagtggctaacatgctcccttttcatgctgattagctcctataTAAGGACctgactgggaccctgctcccaaaaaagtaatgggtctatgaccccctgcatccctggatgaccacacccctgTAGACAGGGCTGGGCAAGAGTGGCAGTAAGGTCAGGGCTACACAGGCACACCAGTGAAGTCAATCTGCTGCTTCAGCAGCACTCTCTCAACCTCATCACCCCCccgcccctctccctcccagtaagctccAGTGACACCAGATCACCACTGCACACATCACTACCGCACAGGGCTCCCACAGACACACCATCATAGTTATTATATGCAGGTTAGGGCCATAGCTTGGTGAAagagcatctgcagaaggtcctaggtccaatccccagcatctccaggtacagctgagagagactccctgcctgaaaccctgaagagccactgccagtcagtgtagacagtactgagctagatggatccaaTGGTCTaattcaatataaagcagcttcctgtgttgctatTACTCTTAACAGCTAACCCACACTACACACACTTTTTTTGAAGTGTTATCAGTTTAACGGCTATTGTTTACCCAAAAGATCCAAGAAACACTCAGTTTTCTGCTCTGTCCTAACTTGGCCAGCTAATGAGCCATTCTAATTGCTAGCCATCTGTGTGGCTCTTTTCCAAGCCATTATTATAAGGTAATCCTAAGGTACAAGAAGAGTTTTTTAGATCAAAAAGTGgcatggggtgggggtagggaataAGCTCCCTCCCTGACACCATGGTCCCAATGTGAATATGGGCCTTGAGCCACATTTACCCCCTTAAAAAGCTGTGAAAGACACAGTCATCTCTCTCTTGACATATCTAGTTGCACATTAACAATTAATCTGTTTCTTGATGTATCAACTAGCCGTACCCTAACCGTTTTACTACAGGTGTTGGTTTCCAGCAGCACCAAACTTTTACTCTAGCTTAATCTGCTAGCGCTGTCAGAATGccagcacacacacaaagtcaCATTCACTGGGATGTTCAAAGTCCAAAACTGTAGATTATTCCAAAGGTCTCCAATTGGTAATCAACAAAATTGTTGTGGGCActaaaaatacccatttcacagaagaaaaaactAGTGATGATGAGAACCGCCCAAAGTGGCAAAACAACTACTCTCTCAAAAACACAGACTGAAAAAGCAGGcaatgctctcccccaacctctgTCCTTGAAACAGACAATCCCACCCAGGCAACCACCAAAcaaccccccttttaaaaaataaaatgaaattgggGGGGAAGGGGCCTTAGCAGGCACCAAGAGAGTATTTGAGGGCTCCgtggtgcccacaggcaccacATTGAGGACCCCAGGATTATTCCCTCTCTTTCAGACATACCATGAGATAATTCTCCATCATCCCCAAGACCTCCACAGACAGACAGGAGCATGTGGGGCATCAGGCTGCTTTCTGTAGGCTCCAACAGATTATCTGTGCTGTTGTCAATGGTAGCACCACAGTGCAGGTGGGCACGAGAGAAGCTGCCAGGATCAGTCTGTGCTTGGCCACTCAGCTCAGCGTCACTGACAAACAACAGAAGAAGAACAAATCACTGATACCATGGAGGCCGTTCAATGACTATGATTCTTTAAATGTTTGGAAAGATGTGACAAAGAAGGCATTAGAACCTTTTTATTTTAGGAAGCTCTCCCTTATTTTAATTTCTGAGTTGCTTTGGTGATCAGTAATATTAAGGCACATCCTTATTTCATAATGTTACCGTTACACTTCAGTGCACAGATTTCTAAAGAGCTGttaaaccaccaactcacagaGCTACCTTTACTGCCCCTGCGCTTTGCTCATGTGTCAGTCCAGGTATATACAAAGTCTTCTGCCCACGTGGTTCATTTCAACACCAAGTGGATGCCTCTTACATGGTATGTAATCACATCATCACTGGGTGGACAAACGTCAACTTAAATTTTTTAAACATACATACTAAGTCTTTTTAATGTACCTTCTAAGcttcttttaaagaaaacattCGTTAATATTGTCATCTGAATATGAGCATGTTAGTTCTACATACAGCAAACTGGCTTGTACATAACAGCAGAGGGTGGTCCATTAGAGCAAGTGGGGCACGGCTGCCCAagatcagtctgtcctcagccagccaccATCTGATTACCTCCAGTCTAGtgagtggcactgcctgtcatccTCCTCCTGTGCCTTAAGCTCAGGATTGCCTTTCTAGAACTCAACAGAGAAAAGGATAGGGGCaagactagaattagttggctccatcaGCCATTGGCTCTGTctattgttggcctccctgccttctgccttacAAGTCCTAATGATCACCAGCCTCCACTAATAACACTAAAacacagtttagcattatgtgcatgAGCAGTGGGCTTGTGCACTCTCCCCTCTTCTTTCCTTCAATACCACATAGCCACTAGAAGCATTTGCAGCAATTTGTCATTATGTCCGAACTGGGACAAACAATAGTTAAAAACTTACTATAGTTTGTCCAAACAAGTTAGGATCATTATATCCATGGGAAGGCACAAGACATTGTGCCACCTGAGTCAGGTGGGCCTCCTCTCTTCCAGTTTCATACACACACCCTGGCACAAGCTGCTTTTGCTGCTGTGGCATTTGCTCCATGTCTTGCTGAGCTTGCTCTGAGAAAGGGGCTCTTCCTCCGAGTGTGGCCTATGGGCGAGGTGATGTGGGAGAGAGCCTGCACCACCACTTTGCAGCAATGGCAGGAAGGAAAGGTCACCTCTGCCAGGCTTAGTGTGATTCATATTAGGGCTGGTCCTGATGTAGATAAATGCAAATACTTTtgcatagtttattttaaaaagataagacatattttaaaacattactcatatgcgcatccctgccatgagccaagatggcggcaaagccccgccattccctcgcttcaacctacctttcgtggctgttgtgtggttgcgcGAGCAGCGCTGCCATTAACCACGATGGTGGCcgagtttccctaagaggctgaaacctcggctgccattttggttaatggcagctGCATGCGCAACCACATAACAGCCGAggaaggtaggttgaagcaagggaatggcgggggctccaaaGCTTTCGCCATGTGATCCGTGGCAGTGATCCTGCCGCAAATCGCTGAAGGGGAGcaccagggcccggggcaggcttgtgctaaagggccccagcatgtctggggccagccctgccaatAGGTGTCTAAGACAAGTACCCCAAGATATGCATATTTACTGCTGGTCATGTTTGCTGGAGGCCTCTTTCAATTTTTCCAGAGAGTAGTGTGATATTGATTTCATGAGAATCTACAGCAGGGCAGCATACAAACCACTGTACACCTCGTGGCATGACAGCACTATGACACAGCAGCCATTAAACCTCTGGAAAACAAGGCTCCTCAGACATTCTGTGCCAGAATTAACAAACAAATCATGCTTCATACCTTTTAGGGAAATAAAGTGCTAATTGCTCTGCATCCAGGTTTGAGAGGTCTTCTAAGTAAATATCAGTAGGTCCCAGATGAGGGCTTCTCTTCATGGAACCTGATACAAAAAGGATGAAAATTAACAGCCCTATTAATAAGGAACGTTTGCTCCACagacatacaaataaataaataaataaaaagaattccCGCTAACAGCAAACGTCAGTGGTCAGTGCCTATCAGTTAGGAAGCAAAATGAGCCTCCCAAAAATAAGTCAAATGATTTGTTCGTACTTCAGGGACTCCCTAGATATGCAAACGGTTTGTAAGTTAAAAGGAAAATGGTTTTAAAtccacaaaacacagccatctgagCTTCCACAACCTGTAGAACATTGAGGGCATAGGAATTAAGACAAATGTCAAAGTGGACCCTTATGCTGatcagagttgcagtccaaaacatctggaaggcagcaggttggcaaaggttgagTTAAAGTAACTCCTCTAGAGAGGACACTTCGGGGTCAAACACTAAACACCAAAGATAGGAACTTCCATCTTTCCtgctattgtgtgtgtgtgtgtgtgtgtgtgcgtgcgcgcatgTGTATAGATGTGCACATGTGTAGGTGGGTGAACAGGCTGCTGTCCAATTTCTCCATGGTTTCAGTGGGCACCTCCCTAGTAACTTATAGTATACTGAAGATGAACATGAAGAAGGTTGGAGGggacaaacaaaaaaaccaaaagcCCCCCCTCCTCAGTATGATACACACATCTAACAGCTGAAAAATGGCAAAACGCTCATATTCACAGGAGGACGTTAGCCCTGAACCTGAGCCGTATACAACAatatagcgggggggggggcagtttcagtagcaggaaagaaaaaaaatgttccctCTGTCAACTGCAGGCGGAACTATGAGGCTTTCATTCCATGCCGGCTGGAGCCCTCAATAGGAGCACTCCTATTAAGGGAtggggatacactgcaacatttgctGTAGATCCCCACATGCACACATTCTAATAGCCTTCAGACTTGTCTTACCCCGTCTCTTCTCCAGGTTCAAGTCTGGACTCCTGCAGGGCTCTGGGCTTGCGAAACTAGTTCTCCTTGAAGATGGCGCTTTCATATCCAGAACAGGTTCAGTAATATCCTCAGCTGATATTATTTCTTCATTCTCTGGAGCTGTTGACAGGCCTTGCTCATCACATGGAAGGCCATGCGTAGTCTCTAGAGTGCTGCCAATCAGCTCAATGGAAGCACAGGGCTCTTTGCCTGCTGGAAGGCCATTTCCAGAAGAAAAGACAGGTGTCGGCCTAATTACAGGAGAGGCTAGAGCACACGATGCATCGGAGTCTTCCAGGCCCAAGTCGCTTTCCGAGCCTGGTGTGATGGCAACAAAGTGCGTTGTCTCACCTACAGGAATGGTTGCTGTTGGGGGGACGGCTGCTGTCGTGGAGACACTTGTGGTGGGCTTTGTTGCTTCTACTCGGCCAGATTTGCTCACCTtaaagaaggggggaagggggataaTAAAACAGCATAGAAAGAGGCAAACTAGGATGGTCTTTTGAGACCAGATATGCATTTGACAAATACTCTCATGGCTCCCATAAGCTCCtcatattttttttcttcctgcagGTGCTCAAATGATGGgtatttttctctttgttttttatttttattacagtcTGCAAGCAAGCCCACACGCATAATCCATTTCTGGCATTCCAAAACAAGACAATTCCTACTGGAATTCAATCTGAGAACCCATGAATATTGGAATACCTGAAGAACCACAATGGAAAGGAAATTGGGAAATTCATTCACCCCCAATAATAACCAAGAATAAGGGACTCCAGAGGAATAATGACATACGGTTTTGGAGGGAAAGCATACTCCTTCCCTGTCTAAATAGTATCCTATTGTTTAGCTGACTTTGTAATACAACTCATTTGAAGAACTAACACCTATCTTCCCTTACTGATTACACATCCAAGTAAATACTGCATGCATAAGAAAGAAGGGCTCCAAAGCCACTCAGTGTGTGGAAATACCATTCTTAGAGTAGGAACTGCACTTTCCCAGTTTGGTAATGGCAATTTAGCTGGGAAATACATACCAAATGCTAAGGGTGTCCCTACAtgtcctccttctctcccccatgATAGCTGCAGCAAAAGGCATGTCATGATCATCATTATCCCACCCCACATTCATTGATTGTTGGTTGCAGGAGTGGAGAAGCTTGCAACGTGGAGCTATTCAAGTTACTCATTTTTAACagagagaagagaaaggggaGAGTTGTGGGGCTTTGCATTTAAGTAGTAACAAAAACAGATGGACAACTACACTTTCTGCTGAGGaagtttactttttctttttcttattttggTTGTTGCAACAAGTAGCTCAAAGCAGATGAGTAAGTAAATTGTAACACTCACACAGTAGCATTCACCAGAGCTCCTCTCTAATACTCACCTCAGGCAGTCTTCCCCATGACCACTGCATGTGGGATTCAGAGCCAAGTGGTATTTCAGGATTTCTAATCTCCAATTCAGAGTCACTTTTGGGGGCTGATGGGCAGTTCGGAGAAAGACTGAAaaaaagggtgaaataaaaacaTAAGTCTTTTACTAGCTATAGTGGAGAAATCTACTGGTCTAAGCTCTTAACTATGGGTTAAACTATGGGTTTATAGTGTGGCAGAAAAGCAGAGGGTCATCCCATCCTTACAAAGCAAAATCTATTGCAGAGTTAGAAATGGAATCCTGCTGTTTCACTCCTATCAGATAGCCCCATTATGCTCATCAAGGAGAAGTACGAGGGTGGAcatgtgtcctactttgcagACAGTCTTCCATTTGAAAGTCTCTCAGGGGCCAGTCCTCTATTTAATGGAGTCTTCTATTTGAAAAGCTGCCTGGCTCAATTCCAGTTTACAGATAGAGAGCCATAAGAAAGGAAAACAGGAGAGGGCTTGAAGTTGCCCTGCACGATGAGCACCAggacagcagactgagtaggCACACAGGTCAACTTGTTACAATCCTCCCTGCTACGATGAGATGCATTCGTATTTCTACATTAGCCTATACAAATTGTTGTCTTCTTTAGTCTCCTTGTTGCCCTTTGTAGAACTGAGTAGGAAACAAAACTATATATATTTTAAGGGCTATTGTGCAGACTTTGGCTCTCTGCTCCATCATCCACTGCTATGTACGTACCTTTGCAGGGGAGCCAGCTCTCCATCAGAATAAGGATAGGCTTCTTTAGGTTGCAGAGTCCCGGCTCCTTCACTCTGAACATCAATGAATGAGTAATACATTGTGTTGCTGataagaaacattaaaaagaaaatcagGTATAGTGCCATCATTGAAAGCATAGGGGTCTTAAGGAGTACTTTTTGTTACCTGTCTTGCTGCAATTTGTAACTATTTTGTGAGCAGCAGTTCATAaatttcagtagtggctccctcactttggaattctttgccaactgacctccgtcaggccctttccttgttatgctttcgtcaggccttgaaaacctggctctttaaccaggcttaggaagggggttagggtggcagagggtagttccaAAGGggtttatccagttttaaattttatattgtttgctttttgaattgtttttacatggattgtattgtattttgttgtacttcGCCcggagtggcagattaacctctgccagataggcatctaacaaatctaataaaaataataataataaatacatttaactaactaaactaattaaaatgatagtaaattttaaaaaaacaaaacttagaAACTAGGCAATACCAGACTAGACAAAGCAATTGATCAATATAAGCAGTAGCATAAAAGTGGCCAACAGAGGGGGAAATTGGCAAATTAAAAACCAGGGGCTGGGgaagtattttgttttgtaacattTTTACACCATCCATCAACTGGGTATTCTGGATGGATTGCAAATtatataaaaatcaataaaatataacatacaaCCAAAATATAAATTATCAATCTTAAAACATAAAACCAATTAAATCAGCATAAAACCAGTATAAAGAAATTGGTCACAGTCTTACAATTGCTTCCAGACTACTGTGAAGTTCTAGACTGACTGACATATTAGCCAGGATAAAATTATTCTTTAGGCATCTCACCATCCCCACATGTCACTGCTACAGCCTAGAGCCCAGTAATAATCTTCACCTGGTGCCCTAATGACATCAATGCAGGCTtgtagggagagcattccacagtcatAGGCCCTTTTCCCTGTAGCCACCCACTACATCTCAGATGGCAGGAATATCCAGAGAACTGCCTCCTTCACTGAAGATCTTAGCCACATGTGAAGCCTTGCTCCTTCCTGCTTCCTCACTACTTCAGTTGCCCACTGTTACTTCCAGCAAGGATAAGTCAATAAAATCATCTGACATCTTGGTGCCCGAGATGGAAGAAGGTTGTATTGTTTGCTTCCATCTGCAGCATAACTTCTCCCAGAAGAAGGGAGTGAGCAACAAGGGAGAAGACTGATGGGCAGTGAAATATCTGCTACTTATTCAGCAGGCTAGCTGTGAAAGTGTGTCTTGAGCCCCGCAGTTCTGACAGTCTGGACTTGGGTAGCAATGCTTgacaggtgaggaggaggagaaggcgaaGGGGACAAGTGAGCTGGAGCCAACTGAGAGCAAGGAAGAGGACCCAGCCCCCTTGACTGAGGATGGCGATAGTGCCATGAGTGAACATGCCATACCTAGTTGCTGCagtaagcaaacaaaaacactgaaaaaagcACACATTGTCCAACAGATCCATAGTTGAATAACAGTGTGCGTAATTTAGCATAAAACAGTCCCAaactcaatccctggcatctaaaGGATCTCTAGTATTTAGGACCACCTGAAACCTTAGAAAGTAGGCAATACTAGATGAGACAGAGCAATTTATCAATATAAAGCTGCATCATATGTTCATCTCAGGAAGATATTGTTATTTGCTCTCCACTTCCCTGACCAGTGAAGAGTTCCAAGGGTGGCTCTTACTCAGGTTTGATTCCCTTTAGAAGAAAGATCATAGGACAATTATGCCATTTGATtaaatttatttatgaaaatacAAGGTGAGAATAGGTGGAGGTACTAATAACTTTATCAAATCGCAAATCTCATATCAGATCTCCagagagagcccccccccaaaaaaatgatgCCTATTTTCCTTCAGCTCCCAGTCCAGCCATCTGTCCTTCCATCTCCCTCCAATTCAAAATGTAGTTTTCTGTTCCTGGATTCACATACAGCCATGTTTTGGGGAGGAGTATGGCAGGAGGGAGACTGATTTTGCAAAAATGGCTCTGATCTTCCAGAAGTGCCTTCAGCTATTTCATAGTCATTCTGGGTCATTTACCTATAATTTCCCTAACAAAAGATACATGCAACACACTTGGCCTTTGACCATTAAGGAACTTACAATAGTCCTCTGGCCTCATTACTGCTTTCCTGTCCAACCTATGAACTTCCAACAACAAATAACAAAAAATATTATAGTCACAGACCTGGTAACCAGCAGCAAATACCAATTATAGTTGGTACTTGCAGCCGTTTCACAGGTGCAGGCAGCCCAAGTTTGGGTTATCATCACCTACTTACTTGGAAGTCAACAGTTTCCGCTTCTCCTCTAGAGATCTCTCGTTTTCAGTCTCATCTTCTTCTGAAGTGGAGTCTGCCAATGACTCCCTTTTCTTTGGCTTCTTCTTGTGCCATCTTTTCTTACGAAGGGCTGTGTCTGAGCGCAAGCTTTCAGGGCCTCCATACAAGCTGGAAGGCCTGCCCACAGGATCGTAGCTTTTCTCCAAGGGGATGGGGGATGTGCACAAGGAGGTGGGGATGCTCTCCTGGAACATAAGAGGGGCACACAAAAATGCTAAACCTCTGATCCAAGTTAGGGGTGGATTAAACTATAAAAGATGGAGAACTTCTGGCTATTcccatgttgttggaccccaatccCCTTCAGCCCCTGTTaacatggctaatgatcaggaatgatgggagttgcagggcATGTCAATACCGGAGTATAATTCAGTGCAGACAGAATATCTGGGACTGCAATTAGAAAGTAGGCACACTCTGCCTTCTACAACTGGCCAGGGGATTGATTGCACCCCCCATCTTCCAGGGGGGAAAAGTCACAGCAAGGGGAAGAACAGCTGGGTGCCATCCATCACCCAAGGAAACAGCAGCTGCAAGAAGCTTGCTTCCCCACTCCCTGCCAGAAATAACTCTtggctgaggaaggcaatggtaaacctcctctgaataccataaaaaccctattcatagggtcgccataagttggaatcgacttgaaggcagtccatttccatttaacagGCCAAGAGCAACAAGCCATTAAGAGGAAAGGAAGAACACTCTGGACACAATATATTGACCAGAGGACCAAGAGTTACtgctgtgtgcgtgcatgtgcgtgcGTTATTAATCTATTGTAAAATATCTTGAGTATCATTTTATTGAAAGCTGGGGTATAActctaaacaaacaaaaacagaataaaattatgCAAGTTACATATTAGGTCATCAAGCCTGCTAATCATTTGTGTTTGGCATGCTCTGGGAAACCATCTCAGGACTTGAGCTGAATAGGCCATTAAGTCAGAATTCATTCTCTCATTTGTTATTGTGAACTTTGACATGATGGCAAGTTAGTGCTGAAAAGGCAGGAATATTTAAGATGGTTTCCCCCCCCAGTAGTATAgtagcaaattcaaaagtgcagggtcccttcatgatagtcatagccacacaccctcccccttttttgctgcagggttgagaattgGATCCTTGtaaatgccttctctcacaatagacattcctaggagccaataagcatgaaagcagagtgttaactactgagaagactcttctcagtggcagactcacctcttttcactctcattagctccaatcagcagaaaaagtCTAGgaagcagtggctaagacactcctcaTTCATGTGGATTGGTTCAcgggatgctggaaacataggggccctgctgggaccctgctcccaaaaaagtaaaaggtctaagacccctcgagaccctggatgactatacccctgttttttcccctttcaggcTTTGCACAAGTCACTACTCCCCAAATTCGATGACCTCTCTTACAGAGAGAGGGCAAGAAAGCCCAGGATGCAAAAGCAAAAAGCAAGGAAGGCAAATGAATAACTCTGAGGCTAGGATAAGATTATATAGCATGCAATTTCCTTACAGAGtgaagagagagaggctgtgaaCAGACATTagctctcttcaggcattcatTAGGGGGCAATTAATATGCACAGGGGGCACCATGCTTTATAACCTGCTCTATCTCTCAGAGTCAGCTTAGAAATCTATGGAGTGTactctgcagggccacagattcAGAATTTGGTATTGTCAGAActtcaagttaaaaaaaaatcaagtatcTAGTCTTCAGTGCCTGCTTATGATGGGCTTCAGAACATGTTTCTTTGAGAACCCATTTAGTAGATTTCAAGGAAGGGGAAGCGGTACTCATAATCTTTTCCCTCTGAAGAGCTTATTTTTTCAAACAAAGCTTTGGACACCTGTTGAAATGCAATCACTACTTGCTGAAAGCAGTGCCTGGCAAAGTCTCAAAAGGCAGATGGAGGAGTCTGAGCTGGATTTCAAGAGATCAG comes from Rhineura floridana isolate rRhiFlo1 chromosome 6, rRhiFlo1.hap2, whole genome shotgun sequence and encodes:
- the LPIN3 gene encoding phosphatidate phosphatase LPIN3 isoform X2; translation: MSQTMNYVGQLAETVLGTVKELYKGLNPATLTGCIDVIVVRQPDGSFRCSPFHVRFGKLRVLHSREKVVDIEINGEPVNLHMKLGDNGEAFFVHESEEQKESIPTSLCTSPIPLEKSYDPVGRPSSLYGGPESLRSDTALRKKRWHKKKPKKRESLADSTSEEDETENERSLEEKRKLLTSNNTMYYSFIDVQSEGAGTLQPKEAYPYSDGELAPLQSLSPNCPSAPKSDSELEIRNPEIPLGSESHMQWSWGRLPEVSKSGRVEATKPTTSVSTTAAVPPTATIPVGETTHFVAITPGSESDLGLEDSDASCALASPVIRPTPVFSSGNGLPAGKEPCASIELIGSTLETTHGLPCDEQGLSTAPENEEIISAEDITEPVLDMKAPSSRRTSFASPEPCRSPDLNLEKRRGSMKRSPHLGPTDIYLEDLSNLDAEQLALYFPKSDAELSGQAQTDPGSFSRAHLHCGATIDNSTDNLLEPTESSLMPHMLLSVCGGLGDDGELSHAEKFMKHIVSYQEFAENPAVLEDQNLVIQIHKKYYNWAVAAPMLLSLQAFQKNLPKSTVDRLMKEKMPKKGGRWWFSWRRRELSHEENESSAQKTSRPDKQQRRDDGSSSDDESMSSGRGERPVPDAITQKFLPTYKKSLTLSSDQIKSLNLRDGSNEVVFSVTTQYQGTCRCEANIYLWNWDDKVVISDIDGTITRSDALGHILPHLGKDWTHQGIAKLFHKIHLNGYKFLYCSARAIGMAHITKGYLECVNDQGCVLPKGPIMLAPSSLFSAFHREVIEKKPEVFKVACLTDIRNLFGSIKQPFHAAFGNRTNDVYAYKEVKLPESRIFTVNPKGELTQEYITMHKSTYDRLSEVVELLFPPIGKDVSISLACPEFSQFSYWRSPLPTVDFEDFAELATF
- the LPIN3 gene encoding phosphatidate phosphatase LPIN3 isoform X1 — translated: MNYVGQLAETVLGTVKELYKGLNPATLTGCIDVIVVRQPDGSFRCSPFHVRFGKLRVLHSREKVVDIEINGEPVNLHMKLGDNGEAFFVHESEEQKESIPTSLCTSPIPLEKSYDPVGRPSSLYGGPESLRSDTALRKKRWHKKKPKKRESLADSTSEEDETENERSLEEKRKLLTSNNTMYYSFIDVQSEGAGTLQPKEAYPYSDGELAPLQSLSPNCPSAPKSDSELEIRNPEIPLGSESHMQWSWGRLPEVSKSGRVEATKPTTSVSTTAAVPPTATIPVGETTHFVAITPGSESDLGLEDSDASCALASPVIRPTPVFSSGNGLPAGKEPCASIELIGSTLETTHGLPCDEQGLSTAPENEEIISAEDITEPVLDMKAPSSRRTSFASPEPCRSPDLNLEKRRGSMKRSPHLGPTDIYLEDLSNLDAEQLALYFPKSDAELSGQAQTDPGSFSRAHLHCGATIDNSTDNLLEPTESSLMPHMLLSVCGGLGDDGELSHEKFMKHIVSYQEFAENPAVLEDQNLVIQIHKKYYNWAVAAPMLLSLQAFQKNLPKSTVDRLMKEKMPKKGGRWWFSWRRRELSHEENESSAQKTSRPDKQQRRDDGSSSDDESMSSGRGERPVPDAITQKFLPTYKKSLTLSSDQIKSLNLRDGSNEVVFSVTTQYQGTCRCEANIYLWNWDDKVVISDIDGTITRSDALGHILPHLGKDWTHQGIAKLFHKIHLNGYKFLYCSARAIGMAHITKGYLECVNDQGCVLPKGPIMLAPSSLFSAFHREVIEKKPEVFKVACLTDIRNLFGSIKQPFHAAFGNRTNDVYAYKEVKLPESRIFTVNPKGELTQEYITMHKSTYDRLSEVVELLFPPIGKDVSISLACPEFSQFSYWRSPLPTVDFEDFAELATF
- the LPIN3 gene encoding phosphatidate phosphatase LPIN3 isoform X3, with product MNYVGQLAETVLGTVKELYKGLNPATLTGCIDVIVVRQPDGSFRCSPFHVRFGKLRVLHSREKVVDIEINGEPVNLHMKLGDNGEAFFVHESEEQKESIPTSLCTSPIPLEKSYDPVGRPSSLYGGPESLRSDTALRKKRWHKKKPKKRESLADSTSEEDETENERSLEEKRKLLTSNNTMYYSFIDVQSEGAGTLQPKEAYPYSDGELAPLQSLSPNCPSAPKSDSELEIRNPEIPLGSESHMQWSWGRLPEVSKSGRVEATKPTTSVSTTAAVPPTATIPVGETTHFVAITPGSESDLGLEDSDASCALASPVIRPTPVFSSGNGLPAGKEPCASIELIGSTLETTHGLPCDEQGLSTAPENEEIISAEDITEPVLDMKAPSSRRTSFASPEPCRSPDLNLEKRRGSMKRSPHLGPTDIYLEDLSNLDAEQLALYFPKSDAELSGQAQTDPGSFSRAHLHCGATIDNSTDNLLEPTESSLMPHMLLSVCGGLGDDGELSHAEKFMKHIVSYQEFAENPAVLEDQNLVIQIHKKYYNWAVAAPMLLSLQAFQKNLPKSTVDRLMKEKMPKKGGRWWFSWRRRELSHEENESSAQKTSRPDKQQRRDDGSSSDDESMSSGRGERPVPDAITQKFLPTYKKSLTLSSDQIKSLNLRDGSNEVVFSVTTQYQGTCRCEANIYLWNWDDKVVISDIDGTITRSDALGHILPHLGKDWTHQGIAKLFHKIHLNGYKFLYCSARAIGMAHITKGYLECVNDQGCVLPKGPIMLAPSSLFSAFHREVIEKKPEVFKVACLTDIRNLFGSIKQPFHAAFGNRTNDVYAYKEVKLPESRIFTVNPKGELTQEYITMHKSTYDRLSEVVELLFPPIGKDVSISLACPEFSQFSYWRSPLPTVDFEDFAELATF